The following are encoded together in the Citrus sinensis cultivar Valencia sweet orange chromosome 1, DVS_A1.0, whole genome shotgun sequence genome:
- the LOC102620903 gene encoding probable ADP,ATP carrier protein At5g56450: MSKDDDGPARLTSGSRSYKWVTNFQRDLMAGAVMGGFVHTIVAPIERAKLLLQTQESNLAIVGSGRRRFKGMLDCIARTVREEGILSLWRGNGSSVLRYYPSVALNFSLKDLYRNVLRNGNYQDGTSFMSGTSANFVAGAAAGCTTLILIYPLDIAHTRLAADVGRTDARQFRGFCHFLTTIFKKDGIRGVYRGLPASLQGMVVHRGLYFGGFDTMKEVLSEESKPELALWKRWVVAQAVTTSAGLLSYPLDTVRRRMMMQSGLEQPMYHNTLECWRTIYRKEGVTSFYRGAVSNMFRSTGAAAILVLYDEVKKFMNWGRL; encoded by the exons ATGAGCAAAGATGACGATGGGCCAGCAAGATTAACAAGCGGGTCGAGGTCGTACAAATGGGTCACCAACTTTCAGCGTGATCTGATGGCGGGAGCTGTGATGGGGGGTTTTGTGCACACGATTGTGGCGCCAATCGAGAGGGCGAAGCTTCTGTTGCAGACCCAAGAGAGCAATTTGGCTATTGTTGGGAGTGGACGGAGAAGATTCAAGGGCATGCTTGATTGTATTGCCCGTACTGTTAGAGAAGAAGGGATTTTATCTCTTTGGCGAGGCAATGGCAGTAGTGTTCTTCGTTATTACCCTTCTGTTGCGCTTAACTTCTCTCTTAAG GATCTTTATCGAAACGTCTTAAGGAATGGCAACTATCAAGATGGTACTAGTTTCATGTCTGGTACATCTGCCAACTTTGTTGCTGGGGCTGCAGCTGGTTGTACAACGTTGATCTTAATCTACCCACTTGATATCGCCCACACCCGTCTTGCTGCGGATGTTGGAAGAACTGATGCTCGTCAATTCCGAGGCTTCTGCCATTTTCTGACAACCATATTCAAGAAAGATGGTATTCGAGGAGTTTATAGAGGACTTCCTGCCTCTCTACAGGGGATGGTTGTTCACCGTGGCCTATATTTTGGGGGCTTTGATACAATGAAGGAGGTACTGTCGGAAGAGTCTAAACCTGAATTGGCATTGTGGAAACGTTGGGTAGTGGCTCAGGCAGTCACGACATCTGCTGGGTTGTTGTCGTATCCATTGGATACAGTTCGTAGGAGGATGATGATGCAATCTGGCTTGGAACAACCAATGTACCATAACACACTGGAATGCTGGCGGACCATCTATAGGAAAGAGGGGGTGACTTCGTTTTACCGTGGAGCAGTTTCAAACATGTTTCGGAGTACTGGCGCGGCTGCAATTTTGGTTTTGTATGATGAGGTCAAGAAGTTCATGAATTGGGGTAGATTGTAG
- the LOC102621479 gene encoding protein indeterminate-domain 7 isoform X1: MKMMKGLLVEENMSNLTSASGEVTASSGSRVETGTNFYAQHSFSSTNEATPPSKKKRSLPGNPDPDAEVIALSPKSLMATNRFLCEICNKGFQRDQNLQLHRRGHNLPWKLKQRTNKVERKKVYVCPEPTCVHHDPSRALGDLTGIKKHFSRKHGEKKWKCEKCSKKYAVQSDWKAHSKICGTREYKCDCGKLFSRRDSFITHRAFCDVLAEESARTITVNPLFSPSQQQPNSSATHMLNFPSHHHHQLQSQGLQALQLQAVKIEDNNQQHHIPPWLACPSSIDLSSQLFSGNIFSRSLLHNENQSASPSPNPNSTSFAPFEPPGTTGSQHTSATALLQKAAQMGATMSTQPSALPAPVLRVPVPHQTHHMPAGSASTAGAAGSSSGLGLSSREDLASGFVHNNLSSFGNKAAAAANPAYMEQFAASTTTTTTGPGTAPSLLHDMMMSSFSCTNGFDGSSSSFDDALNGILNPKGYGDFHHAQLSRNNHETRDNNGGGAGGSNAGGSDGLTRDFLGLKTFPHSHRDFVNIAGLDQINPSSSSTFGPQNQNPRTWQG; encoded by the exons atgaagatgatgaaagGTCTTCTAGTAGAAGAGAATATGTCAAATTTGACTTCAGCTTCTGGTGAAGTAACTGCTTCTTCGGGTTCAAGAGTTGAAACTGGCACCAACTTTTACGCACaacattctttttcttcaacaaacGAAGCAACACCAccatcaaagaaaaaaagaagccTTCCAGGCAACCCAG ACCCAGATGCAGAAGTCATAGCCTTGTCTCCCAAAAGTTTGATGGCCACAAACAGATTCTTATGTGAGATCTGTAACAAGGGGTTTCAAAGAGACCAGAATCTTCAGCTTCATAGAAGAGGACATAACCTGCCGTGGAAGTTAAAGCAAAGAACAAACAAAGTGGAGAGGAAGAAGGTTTATGTCTGTCCTGAGCCCACATGTGTTCATCATGATCCATCAAGGGCTCTTGGGGACCTCACTGGGATTAAGAAGCACTTTAGCAGAAAGCATGGTGAAAAAAAGTGGAAATGTGAAAAGTGCTCTAAGAAATATGCAGTTCAATCAGATTGGAAAGCTCACTCCAAGATTTGTGGCACAAGAGAGTATAAATGTGACTGCGGAAAACTTTTCTCTAG AAGGGACAGTTTCATCACCCACAGAGCCTTCTGTGACGTTTTAGCTGAAGAGAGTGCAAGGACAATAACAGTAAACCCACTTTTCTCTCCATCGCAACAACAACCAAATTCCTCGGCAACCCACATGTTGAATTTCCCttcccatcatcatcatcagctcCAAAGCCAAGGCCTCCAAGCCCTACAACTACAAGCCGTGAAAATAGAAGACAACAATCAGCAGCACCATATTCCACCTTGGTTAGCTTGCCCTTCTTCAATTGACCTCTCTTCACAGTTATTTTCAGGAAACATTTTTTCACGGTCTTTACTTCACAACGAAAACCAAAGCGCTAGCCCTAGCCCTAACCCTAATTCTACTTCGTTCGCACCATTTGAGCCACCCGGCACCACAGGTTCACAACACACGTCTGCAACAGCACTTCTGCAAAAAGCAGCACAAATGGGGGCGACTATGAGCACACAGCCATCTGCATTACCTGCACCCGTGCTTAGAGTACCAGTACCCCACCAAACTCATCACATGCCTGCTGGTTCCGCATCTacagctggagctgctggttcTTCTTCTGGTCTGGGTTTGTCATCACGTGAAGACTTGGCAAGTGGGTTTGTTCATAATAACTTGTCATCTTTTGGGAATaaagctgctgctgctgctaacCCTGCTTACATGGAACAGTTTGCTGCAAGTACTACAACTACTACAACAGGCCCTGGGACAGCTCCATCTCTTCTGCATGATATGATGATGAGTTCTTTTTCTTGTACAAATGGGTTTGATGGGTCATCGTCATCTTTTGATGATGCATTGAATGGGATACTGAATCCAAAAGGATACGGCGATTTTCACCATGCCCAACTTAGCAgaaataatcatgaaactaGAGACAATAATGGTGGCGGTGCTGGCGGTAGCAACGCTGGAGGGAGTGATGGTTTGACAAGAGATTTTTTGGGACTAAAAACATTTCCTCATAGTCATAGAGATTTTGTCAATATAGCAGGCCTTGATCAAATTaatccttcttcttcttcaacgTTTGGACCGCAGAATCAGAACCCAAGAACTTGGCAAGGTTAG
- the LOC102620636 gene encoding glutaredoxin-C6, translating to MQGLRRYPNDVVHLDLTPPSSTTNLSIDGEESSEARIQRLISEHPVIIFSRSSCCMCHVMKTLFATIGVHPTVIELDDHEISALPLVDHDESAHADSPRNPAPAPAVFIGGTCVGGLESLVALHIGGHLVPKLVEIGALWV from the coding sequence ATGCAAGGCCTAAGGCGTTACCCAAACGACGTCGTCCACCTCGACCTCACCCCTCCCTCGTCAACCACTAACTTGTCCATCGACGGTGAAGAATCCTCGGAGGCAAGAATCCAACGCCTGATATCCGAGCACCCGGTGATAATATTCAGCCGGTCGTCTTGCTGCATGTGCCACGTCATGAAAACGCTCTTCGCCACCATCGGGGTGCACCCTACCGTCATCGAGCTCGATGATCACGAGATCTCAGCCCTCCCTCTTGTTGACCATGATGAGAGCGCTCACGCCGACTCCCCTCGTAATCCGGCGCCGGCGCCCGCAGTCTTCATCGGCGGCACGTGCGTCGGTGGCCTCGAGTCCCTCGTCGCCCTCCACATCGGCGGCCACCTCGTGCCCAAGCTTGTAGAAATTGGCGCTCTCTGGGTatga
- the LOC102621479 gene encoding protein indeterminate-domain 7 isoform X2 has translation MKMMKGLLVEENMSNLTSASGEVTASSGSRVETGTNFYAQHSFSSTNEATPPSKKKRSLPGNPDPDAEVIALSPKSLMATNRFLCEICNKGFQRDQNLQLHRRGHNLPWKLKQRTNKVERKKVYVCPEPTCVHHDPSRALGDLTGIKKHFSRKHGEKKWKCEKCSKKYAVQSDWKAHSKICGTREYKCDCGKLFSRRDSFITHRAFCDVLAEESARTITVNPLFSPSQQQPNSSATHMLNFPSHHHHQLQSQGLQALQLQAVKIEDNNQQHHIPPWLACPSSIDLSSQLFSGNIFSRSLLHNENQSASPSPNPNSTSFAPFEPPGTTGSQHTSATALLQKAAQMGATMSTQPSALPAPVLRVPVPHQTHHMPAGSASTAGAAGSSSGLGLSSREDLFAASTTTTTTGPGTAPSLLHDMMMSSFSCTNGFDGSSSSFDDALNGILNPKGYGDFHHAQLSRNNHETRDNNGGGAGGSNAGGSDGLTRDFLGLKTFPHSHRDFVNIAGLDQINPSSSSTFGPQNQNPRTWQG, from the exons atgaagatgatgaaagGTCTTCTAGTAGAAGAGAATATGTCAAATTTGACTTCAGCTTCTGGTGAAGTAACTGCTTCTTCGGGTTCAAGAGTTGAAACTGGCACCAACTTTTACGCACaacattctttttcttcaacaaacGAAGCAACACCAccatcaaagaaaaaaagaagccTTCCAGGCAACCCAG ACCCAGATGCAGAAGTCATAGCCTTGTCTCCCAAAAGTTTGATGGCCACAAACAGATTCTTATGTGAGATCTGTAACAAGGGGTTTCAAAGAGACCAGAATCTTCAGCTTCATAGAAGAGGACATAACCTGCCGTGGAAGTTAAAGCAAAGAACAAACAAAGTGGAGAGGAAGAAGGTTTATGTCTGTCCTGAGCCCACATGTGTTCATCATGATCCATCAAGGGCTCTTGGGGACCTCACTGGGATTAAGAAGCACTTTAGCAGAAAGCATGGTGAAAAAAAGTGGAAATGTGAAAAGTGCTCTAAGAAATATGCAGTTCAATCAGATTGGAAAGCTCACTCCAAGATTTGTGGCACAAGAGAGTATAAATGTGACTGCGGAAAACTTTTCTCTAG AAGGGACAGTTTCATCACCCACAGAGCCTTCTGTGACGTTTTAGCTGAAGAGAGTGCAAGGACAATAACAGTAAACCCACTTTTCTCTCCATCGCAACAACAACCAAATTCCTCGGCAACCCACATGTTGAATTTCCCttcccatcatcatcatcagctcCAAAGCCAAGGCCTCCAAGCCCTACAACTACAAGCCGTGAAAATAGAAGACAACAATCAGCAGCACCATATTCCACCTTGGTTAGCTTGCCCTTCTTCAATTGACCTCTCTTCACAGTTATTTTCAGGAAACATTTTTTCACGGTCTTTACTTCACAACGAAAACCAAAGCGCTAGCCCTAGCCCTAACCCTAATTCTACTTCGTTCGCACCATTTGAGCCACCCGGCACCACAGGTTCACAACACACGTCTGCAACAGCACTTCTGCAAAAAGCAGCACAAATGGGGGCGACTATGAGCACACAGCCATCTGCATTACCTGCACCCGTGCTTAGAGTACCAGTACCCCACCAAACTCATCACATGCCTGCTGGTTCCGCATCTacagctggagctgctggttcTTCTTCTGGTCTGGGTTTGTCATCACGTGAAGACTTG TTTGCTGCAAGTACTACAACTACTACAACAGGCCCTGGGACAGCTCCATCTCTTCTGCATGATATGATGATGAGTTCTTTTTCTTGTACAAATGGGTTTGATGGGTCATCGTCATCTTTTGATGATGCATTGAATGGGATACTGAATCCAAAAGGATACGGCGATTTTCACCATGCCCAACTTAGCAgaaataatcatgaaactaGAGACAATAATGGTGGCGGTGCTGGCGGTAGCAACGCTGGAGGGAGTGATGGTTTGACAAGAGATTTTTTGGGACTAAAAACATTTCCTCATAGTCATAGAGATTTTGTCAATATAGCAGGCCTTGATCAAATTaatccttcttcttcttcaacgTTTGGACCGCAGAATCAGAACCCAAGAACTTGGCAAGGTTAG
- the LOC102621187 gene encoding beta-fructofuranosidase, insoluble isoenzyme CWINV1: protein MMVVVECANWWLDRADPNGPMYYKGVYHLFYQYNPLGPLFGDKMIWAHSVSYDLINWIHLSHALCPSGPYDINSCWSGSVTILPGDKPFILYTGIDASGQQVQNLAMPENLSDPLLKDWVKFSGNPVMTPPNGVKDDMFRDPTTAWQAPDGRWRVLVGGQIDNEGMAFVYWSWDFIHWTKLDHPLYSVQETGMWECPDIFPVSINGTIGVDTSVLNPGVKHVLKTSLFSDKHDYYVLGTYDPQMDIFSPDTDFHGNSNDLRYDYGKFYASKTFFDSAKNRRVLWAWANESDSTQDDIDKGWSGVQTVPRAIWLDKSGKQLVQWPVEEIETLRGKQVSIHDKELGSGSIVEVSGITASQVDVEIDFELPELEEAELFDPAWVDPQQLCNDKNASIQGRFGPFGLLILATEDLTEKTAIFFRIFKGQNKYVVLMCSDHSRSSLKEDLDKTTYGAFVDIDPHHGKVSLRSLVDHSIVESFAARGKTCITTRVYPKVAVENEAHLFAFNNGTQSVVISSLNAWNMNQARLSEEESFKL from the exons atgatggTCGTGGTGGAATGTGCAAATTGGTGGCTTGACCGTGCAGATCCTAATG GGCCAATGTATTACAAGGGAGTTTATCATTTGTTCTATCAGTACAATCCACTGGGACCCCTGTTTGGTGATAAAATGATATGGGCACATTCTGTATCATATGATCTCATCAATTGGATTCATCTCAGTCATGCTCTTTGTCCATCGGGCCCATACGACATCAACAGTTGCTGGTCTGGTTCTGTTACAATCCTTCCAGGGGATAAGCCTTTCATCCTCTACACTGGAATTGATGCTAGTGGTCAACAAGTTCAGAACTTAGCAATGCCCGAGAATCTATCTGATCCATTACTCAAAGATTGGGTCAAATTTTCTGGGAATCCCGTGATGACTCCACCAAATGGTGTTAAGGATGACATGTTTAGAGACCCTACAACTGCATGGCAAGCCCCTGATGGAAGATGGAGAGTGCTTGTTGGAGGTCAGATTGATAATGAAGGAATGGCATTTGTCTATTGGAGTTGGGATTTCATTCACTGGACCAAATTGGACCACCCTCTTTATTCAGTGCAAGAGACTGGGATGTGGGAGTGTCCGGATATTTTTCCTGTGTCTATTAATGGCACAATTGGGGTTGACACTTCGGTTCTGAATCCGGGTGTGAAGCATGTGTTAAAGACAAGTTTATTTTCCGATAAACATGATTACTATGTCCTAGGAACTTATGATCCTCAAATGGATATATTTTCTCCCGACACTGACTTCCATGGAAACAGTAACGATTTGAGGTACGATTATGGGAAGTTTTATGCTTCCAAAACATTCTTTGACAGTGCCAAGAACAGAAGGGTATTGTGGGCTTGGGCAAATGAGTCTGATAGTACACAAGATGATATAGACAAAGGATGGTCTGGCGTCCAG ACGGTTCCCAGAGCTATTTGGCTTGATAAAAGTGGAAAACAATTAGTCCAGTGGCCCgttgaagaaattgaaacacTACGAGGCAAGCAAGTCAGTATCCATGATAAGGAACTTGGAAGTGGGTCCATAGTTGAAGTTTCAGGCATCACTGCTTCACAG GTTGatgttgaaattgattttgaattgCCTGAATTGGAAGAGGCTGAGCTCTTTGACCCTGCTTGGGTTGATCCACAACAACTATGCAATGATAAAAATGCATCAATCCAAGGCAGATTCGGACCTTTCGGTTTGCTAATTTTGGCCACAGAGGACTTGACTGAAAAAACGGCAATTTTCTTCCGAATTTTCAAGGGCCAAAACAAATATGTAGTACTCATGTGCAGTGATCATAGCAG GTCTTCTCTAAAGGAAGATCTTGATAAAACCACATATGGAGCTTTTGTAGATATTGATCCTCACCATGGAAAAGTTTCATTAAGGAGTTTG GTAGACCACTCCATTGTTGAGAGTTTCGCAGCAAGAGGAAAAACTTGTATCACAACAAGAGTTTATCCAAAGGTAGCTGTTGAAAATGAAGCCCACCTTTTTGCATTTAATAATGGCACTCAGAGTGTTGTTATATCAAGTTTGAATGCCTGGAACATGAATCAAGCCCGCCTCAGTGAAGAAgaaagttttaaattatag
- the LOC102621479 gene encoding protein indeterminate-domain 7 isoform X3, protein MKMMKGLLVEENMSNLTSASGEVTASSGSRVETGTNFYAQHSFSSTNEATPPSKKKRSLPGNPDPDAEVIALSPKSLMATNRFLCEICNKGFQRDQNLQLHRRGHNLPWKLKQRTNKVERKKVYVCPEPTCVHHDPSRALGDLTGIKKHFSRKHGEKKWKCEKCSKKYAVQSDWKAHSKICGTREYKCDCGKLFSRRDSFITHRAFCDVLAEESARTITVNPLFSPSQQQPNSSATHMLNFPSHHHHQLQSQGLQALQLQAVKIEDNNQQHHIPPWLACPSSIDLSSQLFSGNIFSRSLLHNENQSASPSPNPNSTSFAPFEPPGTTGSQHTSATALLQKAAQMGATMSTQPSALPAPVLRVPVPHQTHHMPAGSASTAGAAGSSSGLGLSSREDLAICCKYYNYYNRPWDSSISSA, encoded by the exons atgaagatgatgaaagGTCTTCTAGTAGAAGAGAATATGTCAAATTTGACTTCAGCTTCTGGTGAAGTAACTGCTTCTTCGGGTTCAAGAGTTGAAACTGGCACCAACTTTTACGCACaacattctttttcttcaacaaacGAAGCAACACCAccatcaaagaaaaaaagaagccTTCCAGGCAACCCAG ACCCAGATGCAGAAGTCATAGCCTTGTCTCCCAAAAGTTTGATGGCCACAAACAGATTCTTATGTGAGATCTGTAACAAGGGGTTTCAAAGAGACCAGAATCTTCAGCTTCATAGAAGAGGACATAACCTGCCGTGGAAGTTAAAGCAAAGAACAAACAAAGTGGAGAGGAAGAAGGTTTATGTCTGTCCTGAGCCCACATGTGTTCATCATGATCCATCAAGGGCTCTTGGGGACCTCACTGGGATTAAGAAGCACTTTAGCAGAAAGCATGGTGAAAAAAAGTGGAAATGTGAAAAGTGCTCTAAGAAATATGCAGTTCAATCAGATTGGAAAGCTCACTCCAAGATTTGTGGCACAAGAGAGTATAAATGTGACTGCGGAAAACTTTTCTCTAG AAGGGACAGTTTCATCACCCACAGAGCCTTCTGTGACGTTTTAGCTGAAGAGAGTGCAAGGACAATAACAGTAAACCCACTTTTCTCTCCATCGCAACAACAACCAAATTCCTCGGCAACCCACATGTTGAATTTCCCttcccatcatcatcatcagctcCAAAGCCAAGGCCTCCAAGCCCTACAACTACAAGCCGTGAAAATAGAAGACAACAATCAGCAGCACCATATTCCACCTTGGTTAGCTTGCCCTTCTTCAATTGACCTCTCTTCACAGTTATTTTCAGGAAACATTTTTTCACGGTCTTTACTTCACAACGAAAACCAAAGCGCTAGCCCTAGCCCTAACCCTAATTCTACTTCGTTCGCACCATTTGAGCCACCCGGCACCACAGGTTCACAACACACGTCTGCAACAGCACTTCTGCAAAAAGCAGCACAAATGGGGGCGACTATGAGCACACAGCCATCTGCATTACCTGCACCCGTGCTTAGAGTACCAGTACCCCACCAAACTCATCACATGCCTGCTGGTTCCGCATCTacagctggagctgctggttcTTCTTCTGGTCTGGGTTTGTCATCACGTGAAGACTTGGCAA TTTGCTGCAAGTACTACAACTACTACAACAGGCCCTGGGACAGCTCCATCTCTTCTGCATGA